CATGTTAGAACAGGAAGCTCAGAAGCATCCTGCATTCAGTGGACTCTAGTGAGGCCAAGTGAAATGAGCCACACAGGAACAGGGGCAGGACATGGGCTGAGCTCACCCACCCCAGGGCTAAGCCCCAGGGGATCTTTAATGAGCCCCAGTAGCCAGGCCATGTGTTGGGGGCACTTAGCACTAGCctgcacccagccctggggaaggcAGGACAGCCACCGCACAGGGGTGCCTCACGCCCCTTGCAGAGCTGGgattctgggagctgtgcagagctctTCCAGGCCTGTGCATGCAGGAGAGGGCAGAGGAGAGCAGgggcccatcccccccccccaaccgggGCAGTGGCCTCCATGGCTCCTTAAGGCAGCAGCTCCTCATGGGCGCCAGGCAAGGGACCTCACATACTGGCTGGTTCGAGtctccttccctgccctgggggtgccccagcatggtgctggTCCCATGGGGTCACAGGGATGTGAGGGAGGAAGGGAACCCTGGGTCCTCCCCTGGCACAGCTCAGGAGAATCCCTCCTGCAGGCAAAGGGCTTGTGTAGCATCCTCCCCAAGTGGGACCgagggaaacagaggcccagagggTGGGCAAAGGGACCTGCCCAACAAGCCCCCACACCAAATTGATGTCTACCCACCCACGGCCTTATCATGGAGCCCACCGCTGGGGCGTGAGCTCTGTggccaagccaggaatagaacccaggagtccgggctcccagaccAGTGCCCTAACAGCAGGGCAGCCTCCTCCCAAGCAGCAGGTCCAGTTCTGGCTAGGAGGCCGAAGCAGAGATGCCTGTTGATCCATAAtggttcccccttccctcccccagctcccccggaCGCCACGGCAGCAAGAGGCAGGAGGTCACAGACACAGGTTTATTCATTCACAGCATCACACCAGCTTTCAGATCTCTTCAGCTATTGTCCCCTGGCCTGGAAATAACACGATAAATACCCTCCCACCGCTGCATGTGCCCCATGCCTGCACGTCCCCAGCGTGCCCCACGCCTGCACGTCCCCAGCGTGCCCCAGGCCTGCACATCTCCAGCGTGCCCCAGGCCTGCACATTTCCAGCGTGACCCAGGCCTGCACATCTCCAGTGTGCCCCACGCCTGCACGTCCCCAGCGTGCCCCAGGCCTGCACGTCCCCAGCGTGCCCCACGCCTGCACGGCCATGCACAGCTGCATTGTCCTCAGAAGGGGGCACACGATCCAGGGCAGAGTCCGTCAGCCAGCGACAGCAACAGCGTCCCTCTCATTCCTCCCGTGCGTGTGGCCCTCTCCAGCCGGGCTGCCAGGGCTCATGAGGACTTGCTCTGCCACCGGCTGCTTCTCAGGCTTCTCCCCTTGGCCGGGCAGTGGAGATCAGTCCTGGGGAAGCAGGGCctccaggagggagaggagctcGCTGGAGAGATTCTGCAGAGAGGAGCACAGGGATCAGTGGAGCCACACAGCCATGGCCAGACCCGCTGGGCGCTGACTCCGGGATCCGGACGGAGAGGGGGGCCCTCTGAGCGGGACCCACAAACTGCCCCTGGAGGGCACAGACAGGCTGCAAGCAGGGCAGGGCCAGCGAGACCCTGGAGCGAGGGCACTGAGCCATTCGCGCTGCCCTGTCAGCCGAAGCGACTCCCACAAGGGCCGGGGAAGCGGGGTGGTCTGTGTCAAGCCCGCACAGGCTCTGCTGTGCTGATCGGCTGAGTAGCCCTGAGCATgtccctcccagctccccacgcCTCAGCACCCGCCCTGGAAAACCCTtccccgctgtccccccgcttCCCCGGGCCGTGCACGCTGCCCTCCGCTCAGGACCCGGCCCACGGGCCACTGCAAGGGGCCGGGAACGTGGGGAGTGCCTGGTTCCCTCAGCCCCTAGCACCACTCAGGCAGAACCCTGCCAACTGCAGCAGTCACAGCGCCAGGCCAGGCAGCAGGCGGGTTCCCCAGGTCTGTGGCACCGAATACGCACCACGGGGGTTACTCTGGCAGGTAAACCGAGGACGCAGCCTAGGCTGATGGGGGGGCAGAGCGCGAACATACCTGGGAGGACAGGCCCGCGCCTGCAAACTCAGCTGGCAGCAGCATTGGCCCCGCATCCAGGGTTTGCGCCCCGTGCGGCTCGGCGGGCGTCCCCACGGCAGGGCAGTAAGGGAGCGAAAGCCAAGCGGCTGTGTCTGTGCCGAGTGCCCCGTGCGGCTCGGGGGGCGTCCCCGCGGCAGGGCAGCAGGTGGGCGACACCCAGGACGCTGCAGCCGGGGGGGACCCCTCCCACGGGGCTGGAGATGCTGCCTGGAGGCCAGGGGTCCTGGCCTGGCAGCAACCCAGCCCCTCGGGGCACACCTGGCAGCGCCGGCGTGGGCCCTCTCTCCTCTGGGCCAGCGTCTCCTCGCTGAGCCCCAGCAGCTCCGACAGGTGGGAGATGTAGCGGATGGTGAGGCGCAGGGTCTCGATCTTGGTCAGGCTCTGGCCAGCCGGTGCCACCGAGGGGGGCAGGTAGCGTCGCAGGGTGTGGAGAGCCTTGGACAGGTTCCTCATGCGCAGCTTCTCCCGCTCGCTGGCGCTCTGCCTCTGCCcgccgcctgccctgccccggctgCCCTTCCTGCTCCCGTAGGCTGGGCGCAGGCCAGCCCTGCGTCTTGGCGTCAGCACCAGGCTCagggctgcagggcagctgctgcggggctcctggggagcTGGGCAGAGGGGGTAGAGGGGTGAGAGGCTGCTGGAGTCTGTGGAGGGCGTTGGGGAGCAGCTGCTGTACTCCTCCGTGTTGGGCTggaccctgccccactcctgcagcagggcctggCTCGGGAGCAGCTGGAGATCCTGGGCTAGGAGCTGGGCAGGACAGCTGGCCATGGCGTCAGGGCTTCTCAGGCTGCGTGTGGGGAGAGCGCAGCAGCCCCAGGCTTTATCCTGAGTCCGGAGGTGTGAAGTGGCACCTTCGCAGGGACCATCAGCACATCAAagccctggggggctggggggctgggggagagagctcCTTTGAACAGGCTGGTGTTGAATTTTACCCCAGCTGGGGTGGAGCTGTGTGACAGGTCACGGACCCCACGGAGCCCCAGCTGCCGGCCTGTGACAGAGCCTGCCCAGGTCCCCATGCCCAGCTGGCGAGGGCACGGGCGGCTCTgtgtggctgggctgggcccccACACGCTCGGAGGGGGTAGCTTGCACCCCACTGCCAAGGGCAGGATGAAGCCATACGTGGCAGGGCGTCCCGGAGGCTGTGTGCATGTGTTCCTAGGGGCAGTGCCAGCAGCCCATGTTACTTGGTGGGGGACAGAGGTCCAAAGCCACACAGagaggaaaagaacccaggagtccgggctgcATGCCCGGGTGCTAACCGTTATCCCACACTACTCAAACctggccaggccctgccctgagtGATGGGGCAAGAGACTCGTCCTCACTCAgtgtgggctgggggcagagcttgGGCCAGAGGGGCGTGGGGCAGGTGCCTCCTAGAGCAGGGACTGAACCAAAACCCATCCCTCCGGGATGCTGGAGCATCGGGCCCAACTCCAACTCCAGGCCCTGATTCCCCAGCCGGTTCCTGAGCCCAACCCCCGACATTCTGGGGAGGGACCCAGCAACCCAGGGACGTTCCCCCTGCACGGGCCGGGGCAGGGGCCTTGCGCCAGCTCCCTGGGCACCACTGcactgctgccctgcaggcaccGGGAAGCCTGGGCCAAGGGGGCGGGAGACAGCGAGGGACCAGAGCAGCCTGCCCCTCCCGGCCCCAGGCTAATGGCATTTCACACCCTGCCACTAATGAGCCCAGCAGCCGCATTATCACATCCAGGCCAGGCTCaggggctctgcccccacccGGGCCTGCTGGCTGCAGGGGGCCAGGAAGGAGGGTCtgtcggtctgtctgtctgttgctGCCCATCAGCACGTGCGGGGGACAATGGGGTGAGAGGCCCTTTGCAGTGGTAGCTGTCATGGGGAGGGGCAGACCcagctccccagggctgggaacgTGAGGGCACCTCGCCACCAAGCACCTGCCCCAGCAAGGGGCTCGTTGTGCCCTCCGCGCCCAGGGGGCAGCCACCACACCGCAGGGCTGGAAGGATCCAGGAGCCCCCAACCCCGGGGGCAGCAGTGGGCTTGGCTCCAGCTGTTCGGAGATGCTGCCCCAGAGCCTGCGGCCACCCCAGGCAGACAGCTCAGCTGCAGGGACCCTGTGCCCAGGGAACTGGAGCACTTGTGAAGCAAGAATATTaaacacacacccccaacacacacacacacacacacacatccgcTGGACACTCCCAGGGGGTCGGGAGGGGCCTCAGCAGGGAAGGGGCCAAAGCAGTGCATTGTGAGAGGGTGACAAGAGGGAAACAAGGTGCCCCCAGCAGCCCAACCCGGTGCACAGGCCCCCAGATAAACCCCCAAATGTGGAGCCCTGGGGTCACAGCCAGGCCATCATGGGCCAGGCCAGGTCTgtccccagggctcctccagTGGTAAGAGCCTCTAGCCATgaggctcccagcccttcccgaGGCTAATGCCCCTGCCAGTGTCTCTGCCCAAAAGGATGGGCACCCGACAGGCTGATGTgccagctggggggcagaggctgaTGTTAGCACCATTTCCCCTTGCTCAGTTGCCCTCCCTTGGAGCAGCCTGGCCAGCCCTCTTCTTCCCTGGCACTCACACCCCCAATCCGCCTTGGCACAGGGATGTGAcgggcagggcagctgggcagTTCggcctgggactgggagccaggactcctgggttccgctcctagctctgccactaactcaaTGAGCACAGCATGTCtctgctctatgcctcagtttccccatctgtgacatggcgctagattgtaagctcctcagggtgGGGGCTGTGTCCCCCTTCAGGTGTCTGTCACCACCTGGCACTGTGGGGCACTGATCCCTGGCGGGGGCCCCCAAAGCAACCATatgacaaaccccagcctgagtGGGGGCCGAGCACCCCTGCTGGAGAGTTCTGAGGCTGGGCTACGCCATGATTTTCCCGACCAGCTTGGGCCCCTCTCTTATAATGAGACGTCCAGACCCAAGGCAGTGTCAGGGGTGGaatgccccccctgccccccccacgcgTCCCCCTGGAGCCAGAGCGTTCTCactaaggggagggagggagggtgtgaaGAGCTGGGAGGGACCCCCGGGCTGCGTTCCCAGGCCCAGTGCAGCTGGCACTTGACACGACTGGTGTAAAGGTTACCAGGGAAACCCAGTGCTGCAATtctggaaaagaaaacagaagcgGGAGAGGCTCTCAAGGGAATGCGGCGTGGGACATGCTTCCAAAATACAGGgtccccacacagacacacacgcaccCGCTGCCCTGACACAGATCTGTACACACACACGCAACCCCGCACAATACAGGTGTGTACGCGGGCCCCAGCCACAAATACTGGAATGCACAACCCCCACATGGGTACCGGCATGAATATGGACCCCAGGCACAAATACAGGCCTGTAACAGACAGGCATGGACAGTGCTCCCCCCTTGCACTAATACAGGTGTGTACTTGGACCTCACACTAATACAAGAGCGTACATAGCCCTTGCAGTAATACAGGCATGTCCAGAGCCCCGCCTTGCACTCGTAAAGgtgtgtttacacacacacacacacacacacacacacacacacacaggttctaggGCTTAGGGGAGGCCAGGCCAGGAATCCTGACTTATTTCTGTGCCAGCTCCAGTGCTCGGGGTCTCCTGCCTGTTCCCCTCTCTCATTTCCACTTGCCCCCTTCTCCGCCCCCGTCCCACCTCCTGTATCCCGTTAGTGGATGCCCTGGCTGGTGACTCcatgggcagggagctgggggggcctTTCTCACCTCCTCTCCCCTGGGTTTTGACAAGTGCTGGTGTTTCTCCCTGCTGGGCTCTACCCGGCCGCGCCTGCGCTGGGAACCCAGGGTTAGCCCGAGCTGTCCCAGACGGAGGTGAAAGATCAGAGCCCCCTACCCCCTGCAATGGGAGGGGAGGTCCCTGCAGGGGTGTGATGCTGGCTCCACCATCCACCATCCATCCCACCCATGCTATGGGGACCCTGGGGGGGGGTGTATTTagagggcagcagggagctgagcagacagGGAAAGCGGGAAGCACCCTGCCCGCTCTGAGCCTTCCATACCCACTGCACTTTGGAGCCATTTCaacggggcagggcagggaatggaGGTCCTGGCCCATCACTCCTGGGATGCCCCTCGCCAGCGCCGGGAACCTCCCGGAGTCTCTGGGCTTTGGCCGCTCGGTCATCTCTGTTCAGTCGCCCCCCACTGGCAAACACAGTCACAGGGAGTGCTGAGCCCCCACCATCCTGCATGCTGCTGGGGCTCGGCCCCTGGCCTCAgctgcaaccccctgccccatggctTCTGCCCCGCCTCAGGAGGAAGCATGCCGAGCCCCAGGCCTACAGCACCATATGGAATCAATTATTCGTCCCTCTTCCCCAAGCTGGGGAGCTCCCCGGGAAGCTCCTCACTATGCGCCCAGCCCGAGCCCAGCGGGACAGGGGGCTGCCTGCAGCAACACCTCCCAGCAAACGCAGCGTGTGCCCAGGAGGGGCTGGCGAGTGGGCCGCTGAGGgcgcccctgccccattcctcaccccccgctccctgcactCCTGGGCAGGTTTGTCTCCCCGTCTGTTCCCATGGACGGCCGGCGCTAGCCCCCGCCCCTCGCAGGAGGGAGCGTTCTCATCgaatcatcgaatatcagggttggaagggacctcaggaggtcatctcctccaaccccctgctcaaagcaggaccaacccccaactaaatcatcccagccagggctttgtcaaaaaccttaaaaacctcaaaggaggaccacctccctagggaacccattccagtgcttcaccaccctcctcgtgaaaaagtttttcctaatatccaacctaaacctcccccactgcaacttgagaccattactccttgttctgtcatctgctaccactgagaatagtctagatccatcctctttggaaccccctttcaggtagttgaaagcagctatcaaatcccccctcattcttctcttccgcagactaaacaatcccagttccctcagccgctcctcataagtcatgtgttccagacccctaatcatttttgttgccttcagctggtctctctccaatttgtccacatccttcttgtcatgtggggcccaaaactggacacagtactccagatgaggcctcaccagtgtcgaatagaggggaacgatcacgtccctcgatctgctggcaatgcccctacttatacagcccaaaatgccattggccttcttggcaacaagggcacactgttgactcatatccagcttctcatccactgtcacccctaggtccttttctgcagaactgctgcctagccattcggtccctagtctgtagcggtgcatgggattcttccgtcctaagtgcaggactctgcacttgttcttgttgaacctcatcagatttcttttggcccaatcctccaatttgtctagggccctctgtatcctatccctaccctccagcatatctacctctcctcccagtttagtgtcatctgcaaacttgcaaacacacacaatccacaccatcctccagatcatttatgaagatattgaacaaaaccggccccaggaccgacccctggggcactccgcttgatactggctgccaactagacatggagccattgatcactacccgttgagcccgacagtctcgccagctttctatccaccttatagtccattcatccagcccatacttctttaacttgctggcaagaatactgtgggagaccgtgtcaaaagctttgctaaagtcaaggagcaacatgtccactgctttcccttcatccacagagccagttatctcgtcatagaaggcaattagatgagtcaggcatgacttgcccttggtgaatccatgctgactgttcctgatcactttcctctcctcgaagtgcttcagaagtgattccttgaggacctgctccaggatttgTGCGGGATTGCGCAGTGCTGATGTCTGGGCTTCACCCCTTCGCTCCCACCTAGTACTGCCCCCTGGCTCACACACGGGAGCGTCCCCTTCCCAGCAGCATGATCAGGAACTGATGCCTGCCTATTCCTTTGGGCCTCTCGGGGCCTGGACTGTTCTGGGCAGCTCAGGAGCAGAACATGTCGCAGAGTGCGTGGGTGCAGGGGGCATCGCAGAACGCATGGGTGCAGGGTGCGTCGCAGGGCACGTGGGTGCAGGGCGTCGCAGAGCGCGTGGGTGCAGGGCAC
The nucleotide sequence above comes from Natator depressus isolate rNatDep1 chromosome 10, rNatDep2.hap1, whole genome shotgun sequence. Encoded proteins:
- the LOC141994318 gene encoding mesoderm posterior protein 1-like, with product MASCPAQLLAQDLQLLPSQALLQEWGRVQPNTEEYSSCSPTPSTDSSSLSPLYPLCPAPQEPRSSCPAALSLVLTPRRRAGLRPAYGSRKGSRGRAGGGQRQSASEREKLRMRNLSKALHTLRRYLPPSVAPAGQSLTKIETLRLTIRYISHLSELLGLSEETLAQRREGPRRRCQVCPEGLGCCQARTPGLQAASPAPWEGSPPAAASWVSPTCCPAAGTPPEPHGALGTDTAAWLSLPYCPAVGTPAEPHGAQTLDAGPMLLPAEFAGAGLSSQNLSSELLSLLEALLPQD